A genomic segment from Paenibacillus sp. FSL K6-1096 encodes:
- the spoIIR gene encoding stage II sporulation protein R — MENYKPDQGDSLRITFKYTAILICFFMILMMAWEGQKSDAAVAEVSIPQDSIRLRILANSDSTGDQLVKRQIRDRVVEQINQWVAGLEDPQSLEQARALIKSHLPELTDLVGRELEQRGIDYSYHVELGTVPFPTKMYGGRVYPAGEYEAVRITLGAGKGQNWWCVLFPPLCFIDAGSGDAAAAAPAAAKEAAKDAAKVPAKASGDGAKVKAADGAAGKADSSISDSANKVESTESGAEAPKVKFFIWELLKNVWSWICGLFA, encoded by the coding sequence ATGGAGAATTATAAGCCGGATCAGGGGGATTCCCTGCGGATTACCTTTAAGTATACTGCCATTTTAATTTGTTTCTTTATGATTCTGATGATGGCCTGGGAGGGCCAAAAAAGCGATGCCGCCGTAGCGGAGGTATCGATCCCGCAGGATTCGATCCGCCTGCGCATTCTGGCGAATTCGGATAGTACCGGGGACCAGCTGGTCAAGCGCCAGATCCGCGACCGGGTGGTCGAGCAGATCAACCAGTGGGTGGCCGGGCTGGAGGACCCGCAGAGTCTGGAGCAAGCCCGTGCCTTAATCAAGAGTCATCTGCCGGAGCTGACAGATCTGGTAGGCAGAGAGCTGGAGCAGCGGGGAATCGATTACAGCTATCATGTAGAGCTGGGAACCGTGCCTTTTCCAACTAAAATGTATGGCGGCCGTGTCTACCCCGCCGGGGAGTATGAGGCTGTGCGGATTACGCTGGGGGCCGGCAAGGGGCAGAACTGGTGGTGCGTGCTGTTTCCGCCGCTGTGCTTCATCGACGCAGGCAGCGGGGATGCTGCGGCGGCCGCACCGGCTGCCGCCAAGGAGGCGGCAAAGGATGCAGCTAAGGTCCCGGCCAAGGCTTCAGGAGACGGAGCGAAGGTCAAAGCGGCGGATGGAGCCGCCGGGAAGGCTGATTCCAGTATATCTGATTCGGCTAACAAGGTAGAAAGTACAGAATCTGGTGCGGAGGCACCGAAGGTGAAATTCTTCATCTGGGAGCTGCTGAAGAATGTATGGAGCTGGATCTGCGGGCTGTTTGCCTGA
- a CDS encoding FtsW/RodA/SpoVE family cell cycle protein, with protein sequence MWQRIRRIDGSIVLILLLLMGISLFSIYSVTHGRDGLDGMHLKMLQYYAAGFVAFILLSLFDYRLLVRYGLYIYLAGIGILLLVSFIGKVKNGAQGWIGIGELSIQPAELFKLILIIFLSTMLVRKNKTTLQFWRDVVPLGLITLLPFALVIIQNDLGNALSYIVILVGLLWIGQIKLSHALIGIMIAGGAILAFILSYIHYHEQTVHFIEKTLGRDHFVRRFDPWLVPEQASSEASYHTKNAKTAIGSGGLQGEGYLQGNSVQANRVPYLYSESIFVQIGEEFGFLGAAVLLMLFFLLIHRLIIIAMECRDRAGPFLIVGVVAMLLYQILENIGAMIGLMPLTGITLPFISYGGTSLLINMSCMGIAMSVRLYGQEAEDDLPLPGAKSESLWSRF encoded by the coding sequence ATGTGGCAGAGAATCCGGAGAATAGACGGCAGCATTGTGCTTATTTTGCTGTTGCTGATGGGCATCAGTCTCTTCTCGATCTATAGTGTGACGCATGGAAGAGACGGCTTGGACGGGATGCATCTGAAAATGCTTCAGTACTACGCGGCGGGCTTCGTTGCGTTCATCCTGCTGAGCCTGTTTGATTATCGCCTGCTGGTGCGGTACGGGCTGTATATCTACCTTGCCGGTATCGGCATACTGCTGCTGGTGAGCTTCATCGGCAAGGTGAAGAACGGCGCACAGGGCTGGATCGGCATCGGGGAGTTAAGTATTCAGCCGGCGGAGCTGTTTAAGCTGATTTTGATTATTTTTCTAAGCACCATGCTCGTTCGCAAAAATAAAACCACGCTCCAGTTCTGGCGCGATGTCGTGCCGCTGGGCCTGATTACCCTGCTGCCGTTCGCGCTGGTCATCATCCAGAACGATCTGGGCAATGCGCTGAGTTATATTGTGATCCTGGTTGGCCTGTTGTGGATAGGGCAGATCAAATTATCACATGCGCTGATCGGCATAATGATTGCCGGCGGGGCCATTCTTGCTTTCATTCTGAGCTATATCCACTACCATGAACAGACGGTTCATTTCATTGAGAAAACACTGGGCCGGGATCATTTCGTCCGGCGGTTTGACCCGTGGCTGGTGCCGGAGCAGGCCAGCAGTGAAGCGAGCTATCATACCAAGAATGCCAAGACGGCGATTGGCTCCGGCGGTCTGCAAGGAGAAGGTTATCTTCAGGGGAACTCTGTACAGGCGAACCGGGTGCCGTATCTGTATTCTGAATCGATTTTTGTGCAGATCGGCGAGGAATTCGGCTTCCTGGGGGCGGCGGTGCTGCTGATGCTGTTCTTCCTTCTGATTCACCGGCTCATTATCATCGCTATGGAGTGCAGGGACCGTGCCGGTCCGTTTCTGATTGTCGGGGTGGTGGCGATGCTGCTCTATCAGATTCTGGAAAATATCGGGGCGATGATCGGGCTGATGCCGCTGACGGGCATTACTCTGCCATTCATCAGCTACGGCGGGACCTCGCTGCTGATTAACATGTCCTGTATGGGGATTGCGATGAGCGTGCGGCTCTACGGGCAGGAGGCTGAGGACGATCTTCCGCTGCCGGGAGCGAAGAGTGAGTCGCTGTGGTCCAGATTTTAA